In Proteus vulgaris, one DNA window encodes the following:
- the rpsL gene encoding 30S ribosomal protein S12, which produces MATINQLVRKSRSSKVVKSNVPALEACPQKRGVCTRVYTTTPKKPNSALRKVCRVRLTNGFEVSSYIGGEGHNLQEHSVILIRGGRVKDLPGVRYHTVRGALDCSGVKDRKQARSKYGVKKPKA; this is translated from the coding sequence ATGGCAACTATTAATCAGCTGGTACGCAAATCTCGTAGCTCGAAAGTTGTTAAAAGCAACGTTCCAGCTCTGGAAGCTTGCCCGCAAAAACGTGGCGTATGTACTCGTGTATATACTACCACTCCAAAAAAACCAAACTCAGCACTGCGTAAAGTATGCCGTGTACGTTTGACTAACGGTTTCGAAGTTTCTTCCTACATCGGTGGTGAAGGCCACAACTTGCAGGAGCACTCCGTAATCTTAATCCGTGGTGGTCGTGTTAAAGACTTACCAGGTGTGCGTTACCACACTGTTCGCGGCGCGCTGGACTGTTCTGGTGTTAAAGACCGTAAACAAGCTCGTTCTAAGTACGGTGTGAAGAAGCCAAAGGCTTAA
- a CDS encoding helix-turn-helix transcriptional regulator, with protein sequence MSSPLFNGDSSEFEKLDSRPFTQTDHEILKSYEAAVDGLAMLIGNHCEIVLHSLEDLKCSAVKIANGEHTGRKIGSPITDLALQMLHDITDEDSSFSKAYFTRAKSGALMKSITIAIRNRERRVIGLLCINMNLDVPFSEIIKTFIPEETHEVASDVNFASSVDDLVAQTLEFTIEEVNNDREVANNAKNKQVVLSLYEKGIFDIKDAINQVADRLNISKHTVYLYIRQFKNGE encoded by the coding sequence ATGTCTAGCCCGTTATTTAATGGTGACAGCAGCGAGTTTGAAAAACTAGATAGCCGACCTTTTACTCAAACTGATCACGAAATATTGAAGTCCTATGAAGCAGCCGTGGATGGTTTGGCTATGCTCATCGGCAACCATTGCGAAATCGTATTGCACTCTCTGGAAGATTTGAAATGTTCAGCGGTTAAAATCGCGAATGGAGAACATACTGGTCGTAAGATTGGTTCTCCAATTACCGATTTAGCATTACAAATGTTACATGATATCACAGATGAAGATTCAAGTTTTTCAAAGGCTTATTTTACTAGAGCGAAAAGTGGTGCATTGATGAAATCGATCACGATTGCAATTCGTAATCGTGAACGTCGTGTCATCGGTTTATTATGTATTAATATGAACCTTGATGTTCCATTCTCTGAAATAATCAAAACTTTTATACCTGAAGAAACACATGAAGTTGCTTCTGATGTTAACTTTGCTTCATCTGTTGATGATTTAGTGGCTCAAACATTAGAGTTCACAATTGAAGAAGTGAATAATGATCGTGAAGTGGCCAATAACGCAAAAAATAAACAAGTGGTATTAAGTCTTTATGAAAAAGGTATTTTTGATATTAAAGATGCCATTAATCAAGTTGCTGATCGACTGAATATCTCAAAACATACTGTTTATCTCTATATTCGCCAGTTTAAAAATGGAGAGTAG
- the slyD gene encoding peptidylprolyl isomerase translates to MKVANDLVVSLAYQVRSEDGVLVDESTVSAPLDYLHGRGSLISGLENALTGREVGEKFDVEVASDDAYGQYDENLVQRVPKDVFVGVDELEVGMRFLADTDQGPVPVEITGIEGDEVIVDGNHMLAGQNLKFHVEIVAIREATEEELAHGHVHGEEEEHECCGGHGHGEEGGCCGGGHGHGHSHGEEGGCCGGEGHGHGGHGHGHGGCGCQH, encoded by the coding sequence ATGAAAGTAGCAAACGACTTGGTAGTTAGTCTGGCTTATCAAGTAAGATCAGAAGACGGTGTTTTAGTTGATGAGTCCACGGTAAGCGCACCGTTAGACTATCTGCATGGCCGTGGTTCTTTAATCAGTGGTTTAGAAAATGCATTAACAGGTCGCGAAGTCGGTGAGAAATTCGACGTAGAAGTGGCTTCTGATGATGCTTATGGCCAATACGATGAAAACTTAGTTCAACGCGTACCAAAAGATGTTTTTGTTGGTGTTGATGAGTTAGAAGTTGGCATGCGTTTTCTTGCTGATACCGATCAAGGTCCAGTACCAGTAGAAATTACAGGTATTGAAGGTGACGAAGTTATCGTTGATGGTAACCACATGTTAGCAGGCCAAAACCTGAAGTTTCATGTTGAAATCGTTGCAATTCGTGAAGCGACTGAAGAAGAATTAGCACACGGTCACGTACACGGTGAAGAAGAAGAGCACGAATGTTGTGGTGGCCACGGTCACGGTGAAGAAGGCGGATGCTGTGGCGGTGGTCATGGTCATGGCCATTCTCATGGTGAAGAAGGTGGATGCTGCGGTGGCGAAGGTCATGGTCACGGTGGTCACGGCCACGGTCATGGCGGTTGCGGTTGCCAACACTAA
- a CDS encoding YheV family putative zinc ribbon protein, whose translation MSATRKRFIAGAVCPHCQAQDTLKMWREDKVDIVECAQCGHQQRQTDGEVNSLVRENEQVIGIFTPQ comes from the coding sequence ATGTCTGCAACCCGTAAACGCTTTATCGCTGGTGCTGTGTGTCCACACTGTCAAGCTCAAGACACACTCAAAATGTGGCGCGAAGATAAAGTTGATATTGTGGAATGTGCTCAATGTGGCCATCAGCAACGGCAAACAGACGGTGAAGTTAATTCACTTGTTCGTGAAAATGAACAGGTCATTGGGATCTTTACACCACAATAA
- the secE gene encoding preprotein translocase subunit SecE has translation MSANSGAQDSKRGGDIAKWIITVLLLAVAVGGNYLYREFNLALRALAVVALFVAAGGIALWTTQGKATLVFAREARIEMRKVVWPTRQETLQTTLIVAAVTAIVSLVLWGLDGILVRFVSFITGL, from the coding sequence ATGAGTGCGAATAGCGGAGCTCAAGATAGCAAACGCGGTGGTGATATCGCTAAGTGGATCATTACCGTTTTATTGCTGGCAGTAGCAGTGGGTGGCAACTATCTTTACCGTGAATTTAACCTAGCGTTACGAGCTTTAGCTGTTGTTGCTTTGTTCGTAGCAGCGGGTGGGATCGCGTTGTGGACAACACAAGGTAAAGCAACATTAGTATTTGCTCGCGAAGCGCGCATTGAAATGCGTAAAGTAGTATGGCCAACACGTCAAGAAACATTGCAAACGACCCTGATTGTTGCTGCAGTGACGGCTATTGTGTCATTAGTTCTTTGGGGACTGGATGGCATTCTGGTTCGTTTTGTTTCATTTATTACTGGCCTGTGA
- the rpsG gene encoding 30S ribosomal protein S7, with protein MPRRRVIGQRKILPDPKFGSELLAKFVNILMVDGKKSTAESIVYNALETLAQRSGKTELEAFEIALDNVRPTVEVKSRRVGGSTYQVPVEVRPVRRNALAMRWIVEAARKRGDKSMALRLANELSDAAENKGAAVKKREDVHRMADANKAFAHYRW; from the coding sequence ATGCCACGTCGTCGTGTAATTGGTCAACGTAAAATTCTGCCAGATCCTAAGTTCGGATCAGAACTGCTGGCTAAATTTGTAAACATTCTGATGGTAGATGGTAAAAAATCTACTGCAGAATCTATCGTATATAATGCGCTTGAGACCCTGGCTCAGCGTTCAGGCAAAACTGAACTGGAAGCGTTCGAAATCGCATTAGATAACGTACGTCCTACTGTGGAAGTTAAATCCCGCCGTGTTGGTGGTTCAACTTACCAAGTTCCAGTTGAAGTACGCCCAGTTCGTCGTAATGCATTAGCAATGCGTTGGATTGTTGAAGCTGCTCGTAAACGCGGTGATAAATCCATGGCTCTTCGCCTGGCAAATGAATTATCTGATGCGGCTGAAAACAAAGGCGCTGCTGTTAAGAAACGTGAAGACGTTCACCGTATGGCAGATGCAAACAAGGCGTTCGCACACTACCGTTGGTAA
- the fkpA gene encoding FKBP-type peptidyl-prolyl cis-trans isomerase has translation MKSLLKTTLLATSLAFAFSAPQAFAEEAAKVPTLNSAFKTQNEQNAYALGASMGRYMEAALQEQKNIGITLDSKQLLAGVQDAFNSKSKLSDAEIELTLAAFEDQVRTAATAKMEKEATENKTAGDKFRTEFAAEKGVVKTKSGLLYLVENPGKGKTPTDADRVTVHYKGMLIDGKQFDSSYDRNEPLTISLKSVIPGWTEGMKYIKEGGKIKLVIPPELGYGQRATSGIPANSTLVFEVELLSVESDK, from the coding sequence ATGAAATCTTTATTAAAAACGACGTTGCTGGCAACAAGTTTAGCTTTCGCATTCAGTGCACCTCAAGCATTCGCTGAAGAAGCCGCTAAAGTGCCAACATTAAATAGCGCATTTAAAACTCAAAATGAGCAAAATGCCTATGCGTTAGGCGCGTCGATGGGTCGCTACATGGAAGCAGCATTACAAGAGCAAAAAAATATTGGTATTACTTTAGATTCTAAACAACTGCTGGCGGGTGTTCAGGATGCATTTAACAGTAAATCAAAACTATCAGATGCTGAGATTGAATTAACCTTAGCTGCTTTTGAAGATCAAGTTCGCACAGCGGCTACAGCGAAAATGGAAAAAGAAGCAACCGAGAACAAAACTGCGGGTGATAAATTCCGTACAGAATTTGCTGCTGAAAAAGGTGTAGTCAAAACAAAATCAGGTTTACTGTATTTAGTTGAAAACCCAGGTAAAGGTAAAACTCCAACAGATGCTGATCGCGTTACTGTACACTACAAAGGTATGTTGATTGATGGTAAACAGTTTGATAGCTCTTATGATCGTAATGAGCCTCTGACAATTAGCCTAAAAAGTGTTATTCCAGGCTGGACTGAAGGCATGAAATACATCAAAGAAGGCGGTAAAATCAAGCTAGTTATTCCACCAGAATTAGGCTATGGCCAACGCGCAACAAGTGGTATTCCAGCTAACTCAACATTAGTATTTGAAGTTGAATTACTGAGTGTTGAAAGCGATAAGTAA
- the tusB gene encoding sulfurtransferase complex subunit TusB: protein MLYTYSVSIYQSDLEAFLSLLTKEDDVLLIQDGVLAVLEDNPLLKYCLQQQISVYALIDDVLARGLKDQASHHIKLISYGDFVDLTVKHPQQIHWGA, encoded by the coding sequence ATGTTGTATACTTATTCCGTCTCTATTTATCAAAGTGATTTAGAGGCTTTTTTATCTTTATTGACAAAAGAAGATGATGTTTTGTTAATACAAGATGGTGTATTGGCAGTTCTTGAGGACAATCCTTTATTAAAATATTGTCTTCAACAGCAAATTTCAGTTTACGCATTAATTGATGATGTTTTAGCTAGAGGCTTAAAAGATCAAGCATCTCATCATATTAAACTCATCAGTTATGGTGATTTTGTCGATTTAACGGTAAAACACCCCCAACAAATTCATTGGGGAGCGTAG
- the tusC gene encoding sulfurtransferase complex subunit TusC gives MKKMNSIAFLFTQAPHGNSAGREGLDALLATSALTEDIGVFFISDGVFQLVENQQPEGVLSRHHAATFKVLPLYDVTNVYISHQDMAHRGLSSQTSFVLDAQVISHQDIAQKLSEYDVVLRF, from the coding sequence ATGAAAAAAATGAATTCAATCGCATTTCTTTTTACACAGGCACCGCACGGTAATAGTGCTGGGCGAGAAGGTTTGGACGCTTTGCTTGCAACCTCTGCGTTAACAGAAGATATTGGTGTTTTTTTTATCTCAGATGGTGTGTTTCAATTGGTTGAAAATCAACAACCTGAAGGTGTGTTATCACGTCATCATGCGGCAACTTTTAAAGTGCTCCCCTTGTATGATGTGACAAACGTCTATATATCACACCAAGACATGGCTCATCGTGGATTATCCTCTCAAACTTCTTTTGTGTTGGATGCACAAGTGATATCACATCAAGATATTGCTCAAAAATTGAGTGAATATGATGTGGTATTACGCTTTTGA
- a CDS encoding SlyX family protein, translating into MDIKEVEHLLIQLESKVAFQDATIEELNQVVTQQQIEISRFKEALKIVTERLKASQSSILARPEDETPPPHY; encoded by the coding sequence ATGGATATTAAGGAAGTAGAGCATTTGCTCATACAATTAGAAAGCAAAGTTGCTTTCCAAGATGCGACAATTGAAGAGTTAAATCAGGTGGTCACACAGCAACAAATTGAAATTAGTCGCTTTAAAGAAGCATTAAAGATTGTCACTGAACGCTTAAAAGCATCTCAATCCTCAATACTTGCAAGACCTGAAGATGAAACGCCCCCCCCACACTATTAA
- a CDS encoding DMT family transporter — MYLRQYWTRFGPTTLFVLLWSSGAIFSRWGLDNGSSFAILTWRFIIALAFLSFLCIQRHRFLPPKGSRLKTAWVGLLIIGGYSICYLLALANSITPGMLATIMGVQPIITLWIIERNFSATRLLGLLIALIGLVLVVAQSLFNTALSLTGMIYALVALLCMSFGAISQKKLQLAPMDALPLQYVVSLVLCLLFVPFQPFDASFDIGFIIPVLWLAIIISVVAQLLLYRLLTTGNLVNVTSLFYLVPGVTALMDYIFLGNKMSLLSLAGMGAIIVGLLFVFKKPKAIIVEEQVD; from the coding sequence ATGTATTTACGTCAATATTGGACAAGATTCGGTCCAACGACATTATTTGTTTTATTATGGAGTAGCGGTGCTATCTTTTCTCGCTGGGGTTTAGATAATGGTAGCTCATTTGCTATTTTGACTTGGCGTTTTATTATCGCTTTGGCGTTTCTTTCTTTTTTGTGTATTCAGCGTCATCGCTTTTTGCCACCGAAAGGAAGCCGCTTAAAAACAGCGTGGGTCGGTCTATTAATTATTGGTGGTTATTCTATTTGTTATCTTTTAGCGCTCGCTAATAGCATTACACCTGGAATGCTAGCCACAATTATGGGCGTACAACCCATTATCACATTATGGATAATTGAACGTAACTTTTCAGCGACGCGATTGCTAGGGCTTTTAATCGCATTGATTGGGTTAGTGTTGGTAGTTGCACAAAGTTTATTTAATACAGCACTTTCATTAACAGGGATGATTTATGCGTTAGTTGCTCTACTTTGTATGAGCTTTGGTGCAATTTCACAAAAAAAATTACAATTAGCACCAATGGATGCTTTGCCTCTGCAATATGTGGTTAGTCTCGTGCTGTGTTTATTATTTGTGCCATTTCAACCTTTTGATGCTTCATTCGATATTGGCTTTATCATTCCTGTTCTTTGGCTGGCTATTATCATTTCTGTTGTTGCTCAGTTGCTGTTATATCGCTTACTCACAACAGGTAATCTAGTTAATGTGACGAGCTTATTTTATTTAGTACCGGGAGTGACAGCATTAATGGATTACATCTTCTTAGGTAATAAAATGTCTTTACTCAGCTTAGCAGGAATGGGAGCAATCATTGTGGGCTTGCTGTTTGTCTTTAAAAAACCAAAAGCTATTATTGTTGAAGAACAAGTAGATTAA
- the fusA gene encoding elongation factor G, which translates to MARQTPIARYRNIGISAHIDAGKTTTSERILFYTGVNHKIGETHEGSATMDWMEQEQERGITITSAATTAFWSGMAKQFEPHRVNIIDTPGHVDFTIEVERSMRVLDGAVMVYCAVGGVQPQSETVWRQANKYHVPRIAFVNKMDRMGANFLRVVEQIKTRLAANPVPLQIPVGAEEHFTGVVDLIKMKAIRWNEEDQGVTFEYEDIPANLQDLAEEWHNNLVESAAEASEELMDKYLGGEELSEAEIKAALRKRVLDNEIILVTCGSAFKNKGVQAMLDAVIEYLPAPTDVPAINGMLPDGKDTPAERHSSDEEPFSSLAFKIATDPFVGNLTFFRVYSGVVNSGDTVLNPVKDKKERFGRIVQMHANKREEIKEVRAGDIAAAIGLKDVTTGDTLCAIDAPIILERMEFPEPVISVAIEPKTKADQEKMGIALNRLAQEDPSFRVSSDEETGQTIIAGMGELHLDVLVDRMRREFKVEANVGKPQVAYRETIRDTVTDIEGKHAKQSGGRGQYGHVVIDLSPLPAGGEENYIFVNDIVGGVIPKEFIPAVDKGIQEQLKSGPLAGYPVVDIQARLHYGSYHDVDSSEIAFKIAASMAFKDGFMKAKPILLEPVMKVEIETPEDYMGDVIGDLNRRRGMVEGMDDLPTGKIIRAQVPLAEMFGYATDLRSQTQGRASYSMEFLKYNEAPSNVAQAIIEARKAK; encoded by the coding sequence ATGGCTCGTCAAACCCCCATAGCACGTTACCGTAATATCGGTATCAGTGCGCACATCGATGCCGGTAAAACCACTACAAGTGAACGTATTCTGTTTTATACCGGTGTAAACCATAAAATTGGTGAAACTCACGAAGGTTCAGCAACAATGGACTGGATGGAGCAGGAGCAGGAACGTGGTATTACTATCACATCCGCAGCAACTACTGCATTCTGGTCTGGTATGGCTAAACAGTTTGAGCCTCACCGTGTAAATATCATCGACACCCCAGGACACGTTGACTTCACAATCGAAGTAGAACGTTCTATGCGTGTTCTTGATGGCGCGGTTATGGTTTACTGTGCAGTTGGTGGTGTTCAGCCTCAGTCAGAAACAGTATGGCGCCAGGCTAACAAATATCATGTACCACGTATCGCGTTCGTTAACAAAATGGACCGTATGGGTGCAAACTTCCTGCGTGTTGTTGAACAAATCAAAACACGTCTGGCAGCAAACCCAGTTCCACTGCAAATTCCAGTAGGCGCTGAAGAACATTTCACCGGTGTTGTTGACTTAATCAAAATGAAAGCAATCCGTTGGAATGAAGAAGACCAAGGTGTTACTTTCGAATACGAAGACATTCCTGCAAATCTGCAAGATTTAGCTGAAGAATGGCACAACAACCTAGTCGAATCAGCTGCTGAAGCATCAGAAGAACTGATGGACAAATATCTGGGCGGTGAAGAGCTGTCAGAAGCAGAAATCAAAGCTGCTCTGCGTAAACGCGTTCTAGATAACGAAATTATCCTGGTTACCTGTGGTTCTGCATTTAAGAACAAAGGTGTTCAGGCAATGCTGGATGCGGTAATTGAATACCTGCCAGCACCAACAGATGTTCCTGCTATCAATGGTATGTTACCAGACGGTAAAGATACTCCAGCAGAACGTCATTCAAGCGACGAAGAGCCATTCTCATCTCTGGCATTCAAAATCGCTACTGACCCATTTGTTGGTAACTTAACATTCTTCCGTGTGTACTCTGGTGTTGTAAACTCAGGTGACACAGTTCTGAACCCGGTTAAAGACAAAAAAGAACGTTTTGGCCGTATTGTTCAGATGCATGCTAACAAGCGTGAAGAAATTAAAGAAGTTCGTGCGGGCGACATCGCTGCTGCTATCGGTCTGAAAGACGTAACTACAGGTGATACTTTATGTGCAATTGATGCACCAATCATCTTAGAACGTATGGAATTCCCAGAGCCAGTAATCTCTGTTGCTATCGAACCTAAGACTAAAGCTGACCAAGAAAAAATGGGTATCGCTCTGAACCGTTTGGCTCAAGAAGATCCATCTTTCCGCGTATCAAGCGACGAAGAAACTGGTCAGACTATCATTGCTGGTATGGGTGAACTGCACTTAGACGTGTTAGTTGACCGCATGCGTCGCGAATTTAAAGTTGAAGCGAACGTAGGTAAACCACAGGTTGCTTACCGTGAAACTATTCGTGATACAGTAACTGATATCGAAGGTAAGCACGCGAAACAATCTGGTGGTCGTGGTCAGTATGGTCATGTTGTTATCGACCTGTCTCCATTACCAGCAGGTGGTGAAGAGAACTACATATTTGTCAACGATATCGTTGGTGGTGTAATTCCTAAAGAATTCATCCCAGCTGTTGATAAAGGTATTCAAGAACAGCTGAAATCTGGTCCATTAGCAGGTTACCCTGTTGTGGATATTCAGGCTCGTTTACATTACGGTTCTTACCATGATGTTGACTCCTCAGAAATCGCGTTTAAAATTGCCGCATCAATGGCATTTAAAGACGGCTTCATGAAAGCTAAGCCAATTCTGCTTGAGCCAGTCATGAAAGTTGAGATTGAAACGCCAGAAGATTACATGGGCGACGTTATCGGTGACTTAAACCGTCGTCGTGGTATGGTTGAAGGTATGGACGATCTGCCTACCGGTAAGATCATCCGTGCTCAAGTACCACTGGCTGAAATGTTCGGTTATGCAACTGACCTGCGTTCACAAACTCAGGGTCGTGCTTCATACTCTATGGAGTTCTTGAAGTACAACGAAGCGCCTAGCAACGTCGCTCAGGCTATTATCGAAGCTCGTAAAGCGAAATAA
- the tusD gene encoding sulfurtransferase complex subunit TusD, whose amino-acid sequence MSSLTYCLVVTGPHYGTEQASSAYLFANALLEKGHKIAQIFFYREGVVNANKLVSPANDEFDLPKAWITLAKKYQTPLHVCVAAALRRGIIDKEQAKEQGIDNHNMAMEFELSGLGSLAQAMLTCSRVVQF is encoded by the coding sequence ATGAGCTCCTTGACATATTGTTTAGTGGTAACAGGGCCTCATTATGGAACTGAACAAGCTTCAAGTGCCTATTTGTTCGCCAATGCCCTTCTTGAAAAAGGGCATAAAATTGCGCAAATTTTCTTTTATCGGGAAGGGGTGGTAAATGCTAATAAATTAGTGTCACCCGCAAATGATGAATTTGATCTTCCCAAAGCGTGGATAACATTGGCGAAAAAATATCAAACTCCTTTGCATGTTTGTGTTGCCGCTGCGCTACGCAGAGGAATTATTGATAAGGAACAGGCAAAAGAGCAAGGAATTGATAATCATAATATGGCAATGGAATTTGAACTCAGCGGGCTGGGTTCACTTGCTCAAGCGATGTTGACTTGTTCGCGTGTGGTGCAATTTTAA
- the tuf gene encoding elongation factor Tu: MSKEKFERSKPHVNVGTIGHVDHGKTTLTAAITTVLAKTYGGAARAFDQIDNAPEEKARGITISTSHVEYDTPTRHYAHVDCPGHADYVKNMITGAAQMDGAILVVAATDGPMPQTREHILLGRQVGVPYIIVFLNKCDMVDDEELLELVEMEVRELLSQYDFPGDDTPVIRGSALKALEGEAEWEAKIVELAEALDSYIPEPERAIDKPFLLPIEDVFSISGRGTVVTGRVERGVVKVGEEVEIVGIKPTVKTTCTGVEMFRKLLDEGRAGENVGVLLRGTKREEIERGQVLAKPGSIKPHTKFESEVYILSKDEGGRHTPFFKGYRPQFYFRTTDVTGTIELPEGVEMVMPGDNINMIVELIHPIAMDDGLRFAIREGGRTVGAGVVAKVLG; encoded by the coding sequence GTGTCTAAAGAAAAATTTGAACGTTCAAAACCGCACGTTAACGTTGGTACTATCGGCCACGTTGACCACGGTAAAACTACTCTGACTGCTGCAATCACTACAGTTTTAGCTAAAACTTACGGTGGTGCTGCTCGTGCATTCGATCAAATCGATAACGCACCAGAAGAAAAAGCTCGTGGTATCACCATTTCTACTTCACACGTAGAATATGACACACCAACTCGTCACTACGCACACGTAGACTGCCCAGGTCACGCCGACTATGTTAAAAACATGATCACTGGTGCTGCGCAAATGGACGGAGCTATCCTGGTAGTTGCTGCGACTGATGGCCCAATGCCACAAACTCGTGAGCACATCCTGTTAGGTCGTCAGGTTGGTGTTCCTTACATCATCGTATTCCTGAACAAATGTGACATGGTAGATGATGAAGAGTTACTGGAATTAGTAGAAATGGAAGTTCGTGAACTTCTGTCTCAGTACGATTTCCCAGGTGATGACACTCCAGTAATTCGTGGTTCAGCGCTGAAAGCACTGGAAGGCGAAGCAGAGTGGGAAGCAAAAATTGTTGAATTAGCAGAAGCACTGGATTCATACATCCCAGAACCAGAGCGTGCAATTGACAAGCCATTCCTGTTACCAATCGAAGACGTATTCTCAATCTCAGGCCGTGGTACAGTAGTAACAGGTCGTGTTGAGCGTGGTGTTGTTAAAGTTGGTGAAGAAGTTGAAATCGTTGGTATCAAACCAACAGTTAAAACAACTTGTACTGGCGTTGAAATGTTCCGTAAATTACTTGACGAAGGTCGTGCAGGTGAGAACGTTGGTGTTCTGCTGCGTGGTACTAAACGTGAAGAAATCGAACGTGGACAAGTACTGGCTAAACCAGGTTCAATCAAGCCACACACTAAATTCGAATCAGAAGTTTATATTCTGAGCAAAGATGAAGGTGGTCGTCACACTCCATTCTTCAAAGGCTACCGTCCACAGTTCTACTTCCGTACAACTGACGTAACTGGTACTATCGAATTACCAGAAGGCGTAGAAATGGTAATGCCAGGTGACAACATCAACATGATCGTTGAACTGATTCACCCAATCGCGATGGACGACGGTTTACGTTTCGCTATCCGCGAAGGTGGCCGTACAGTAGGTGCGGGCGTTGTTGCTAAAGTATTAGGTTAA